In Candidatus Paceibacterota bacterium, a single genomic region encodes these proteins:
- a CDS encoding PEP-CTERM sorting domain-containing protein (PEP-CTERM proteins occur, often in large numbers, in the proteomes of bacteria that also encode an exosortase, a predicted intramembrane cysteine proteinase. The presence of a PEP-CTERM domain at a protein's C-terminus predicts cleavage within the sorting domain, followed by covalent anchoring to some some component of the (usually Gram-negative) cell surface. Many PEP-CTERM proteins exhibit an unusual sequence composition that includes large numbers of potential glycosylation sites. Expression of one such protein has been shown restore the ability of a bacterium to form floc, a type of biofilm.) has product MKNTRWAILALIALISLTVSPVSALPVLSVEVGFSNLPLEGVVAPVSPGATGIDFSSLMQSAPGCAGANMALCGMGSVVFSSTDFDSGVAFSMILGPSLTYTTSGPWSAAGGPGGSFSISTLGTYTAAGYDPTAGSMNLTFQPPPVAGNYSFSASGATSPVPEPSSIILMSGGLIGFYFINRRHQFRQHQRKT; this is encoded by the coding sequence ATGAAAAATACGCGCTGGGCCATTCTGGCCCTGATTGCGCTGATTTCGCTCACGGTTTCGCCCGTGAGCGCCCTGCCGGTACTTAGTGTGGAGGTCGGCTTCAGCAACCTGCCGCTCGAAGGAGTTGTGGCGCCGGTGTCACCGGGAGCAACGGGCATCGATTTTTCGAGCCTGATGCAGTCGGCGCCGGGATGCGCCGGGGCCAACATGGCCCTATGCGGCATGGGATCGGTCGTTTTCTCAAGCACCGACTTCGACAGTGGCGTCGCGTTCAGCATGATTCTGGGGCCAAGCCTCACGTATACCACAAGCGGACCGTGGAGCGCGGCCGGCGGACCGGGAGGAAGCTTCAGCATTAGCACGCTCGGGACATACACCGCTGCAGGGTATGACCCCACGGCCGGAAGCATGAACCTGACGTTTCAACCCCCGCCAGTAGCAGGCAACTATTCGTTTTCGGCAAGCGGCGCCACATCGCCGGTGCCCGAACCGAGTTCAATCATCTTGATGAGCGGCGGCCTCATCGGCTTCTACTTCATCAACCGGCGTCACCAGTTCCGGCAACACCAGCGGAAAACCTAG
- a CDS encoding PEP-CTERM sorting domain-containing protein, protein MVYFEKEEWKEALGNNASYVSDSLKGGPSEIFDLESGWELSGYKENGFYDQVSIKKDNESSYSLLSGAPMYAWGANFDTAPMDQGNGFCFSFQYVGGSSDSAECFNRDPFIQGFVGFVFSTGVESIVLQTSTGPHSPLQETYLVWDMIAVTSMGGGGGGPGPPSPSEVPEPGSLGLIGLGLVYFGIMTRRRQE, encoded by the coding sequence ATGGTCTATTTCGAAAAGGAAGAGTGGAAGGAAGCGCTAGGGAACAACGCCTCCTATGTGAGCGATAGCCTCAAGGGCGGCCCAAGCGAGATCTTCGATCTCGAGAGCGGCTGGGAGCTCTCCGGCTATAAGGAGAACGGTTTTTACGACCAGGTGTCGATCAAGAAAGACAACGAGAGTAGCTACTCGTTGCTCTCCGGAGCTCCTATGTACGCCTGGGGAGCGAATTTCGACACGGCGCCCATGGATCAGGGCAACGGCTTCTGCTTTTCCTTCCAGTACGTCGGAGGAAGCAGTGATTCGGCCGAATGCTTCAACCGCGATCCCTTTATCCAAGGGTTCGTCGGATTCGTGTTCAGTACCGGAGTCGAGAGCATCGTGCTCCAGACTAGTACTGGACCTCACTCCCCGCTCCAGGAAACGTACCTGGTATGGGATATGATCGCAGTGACGAGCATGGGAGGTGGAGGAGGAGGCCCCGGCCCACCATCTCCAAGCGAGGTACCGGAACCAGGAAGTCTCGGCCTAATCGGCCTGGGACTGGTTTATTTCGGAATCATGACCCGTCGGAGACAGGAATAA
- the rplB gene encoding 50S ribosomal protein L2: MAIKTYKPTSKSRRHMSVVAYKGVTTTSNPEKSLTSGHHRKVGRNAFGRVTTRHKGAGVKRLWREIDFKYDKIGVPYKIASVEYDPNRTGLIGLAVYKDGEKRYVLLPRGVKVGEELVTAEGAPLKQGNRLQLKNIPIGTFVYNAEIKPKSGAKLGRSAGVFIQVLAKDAGMVDLKMPSTEVRKVSENAWASVGEVSNEEKRLENYGKAGRSRWKGIRPTVRGTAMNPVDHPHGGGEGRQGRGRRRAVSMWGKPTGKGQKSRRVKKYSNKFIVSRRKVGKQRKG, from the coding sequence ATGGCAATAAAAACTTACAAACCAACATCGAAATCACGCAGGCACATGAGCGTTGTCGCCTATAAGGGTGTTACCACTACAAGCAATCCAGAAAAATCGCTTACTTCTGGTCATCACAGAAAGGTTGGTCGCAATGCTTTTGGTCGAGTCACGACTAGACATAAAGGAGCAGGAGTAAAAAGGCTTTGGCGAGAGATTGATTTTAAGTATGACAAAATCGGAGTGCCTTATAAGATAGCTTCTGTCGAATACGATCCAAATCGCACCGGTCTTATCGGCCTCGCCGTGTATAAAGATGGTGAAAAGCGATATGTATTATTGCCTCGAGGAGTGAAGGTGGGGGAAGAGCTTGTAACTGCAGAAGGCGCTCCACTGAAACAAGGAAATCGTTTACAACTCAAGAATATCCCTATTGGTACTTTTGTTTACAATGCAGAAATTAAACCGAAGAGTGGAGCGAAGCTGGGTCGTTCTGCTGGAGTGTTTATACAAGTTTTAGCTAAGGATGCGGGGATGGTGGATTTGAAAATGCCTTCGACTGAAGTGCGAAAAGTAAGTGAAAATGCTTGGGCGTCAGTCGGTGAAGTTTCTAATGAAGAAAAAAGGTTGGAAAATTATGGTAAAGCAGGTAGGAGTAGGTGGAAGGGCATTAGACCTACTGTTCGTGGTACCGCTATGAACCCTGTGGATCACCCACACGGAGGAGGTGAAGGCCGTCAAGGTAGGGGCCGCAGGCGAGCTGTTTCTATGTGGGGCAAACCGACTGGCAAAGGCCAAAAATCACGCCGAGTCAAAAAATATTCAAATAAATTTATTGTGTCTCGTAGGAAAGTAGGTAAGCAGAGGAAAGGCTAA
- a CDS encoding 50S ribosomal protein L23 → MATDLKTKYSNVILRPRITEKATALSEKGVYVFEIAPEANKISVAKAIKAYFDVTPIKVRIVLNPSKNVVVRGKRGVKSGVKKAYVYLKKGDKIE, encoded by the coding sequence ATGGCAACCGATCTTAAAACAAAATACTCGAATGTCATTTTGCGCCCTAGGATTACAGAGAAGGCGACTGCTCTTTCGGAAAAAGGAGTTTATGTTTTTGAAATAGCTCCTGAGGCTAACAAAATATCTGTAGCCAAAGCGATCAAAGCATATTTTGATGTTACTCCGATCAAAGTAAGAATAGTATTAAACCCATCTAAAAATGTGGTGGTGAGAGGAAAGCGAGGAGTAAAATCTGGAGTAAAAAAAGCTTACGTCTATCTTAAAAAGGGCGATAAAATAGAATAA
- the rplD gene encoding 50S ribosomal protein L4 → MDSKIYNQTGKEVGTIKLPGDVFGLKWNETLVHQVAVSMMGNLRTPVAHTKNRGEVAGTGKKPWKQKGTGRARHGSRRSPLWVGGGVTHGPRNEKDYSRKVNKKMKVKALFTILSRKNKEGEILFVDSLIVPGPKTREAKTIISSLSKIKGFGGLTRNRNAAYLALENKKIPTLKSFQNFGNLEVGEVRNLNPLDILKYKYLIVENPEKSLGLLSAKLSK, encoded by the coding sequence ATGGATTCAAAAATTTACAATCAAACAGGAAAAGAAGTGGGAACAATCAAACTTCCTGGGGACGTTTTTGGTTTGAAGTGGAATGAAACTCTTGTGCATCAGGTTGCTGTTTCCATGATGGGTAACCTCCGTACTCCTGTAGCTCATACTAAAAATCGTGGCGAAGTGGCTGGTACTGGCAAGAAGCCTTGGAAACAAAAAGGTACTGGTAGAGCCAGGCATGGTTCGCGCCGTTCTCCTTTATGGGTAGGAGGAGGAGTCACTCACGGCCCAAGGAATGAGAAGGATTACTCCAGAAAGGTAAACAAAAAGATGAAGGTCAAAGCCCTGTTCACTATTCTTTCGAGAAAAAATAAAGAAGGGGAAATACTTTTTGTCGACTCTCTTATCGTGCCAGGGCCAAAAACTAGAGAAGCAAAAACAATAATATCTTCTCTTTCAAAAATAAAAGGTTTTGGCGGGCTTACTCGCAATAGGAACGCCGCCTATCTCGCCCTCGAAAATAAGAAAATTCCTACACTGAAGAGTTTTCAAAATTTTGGTAATTTGGAAGTAGGGGAAGTGAGGAATCTTAACCCTCTCGATATTTTGAAATATAAGTATTTAATAGTAGAAAATCCTGAGAAATCATTAGGTCTTCTTTCCGCTAAACTTTCCAAATAA
- the rplC gene encoding 50S ribosomal protein L3 — protein sequence MKFLLAKKVNMTQVFDENGRVSAVTMLSATPATVTQVKSVDKDGYTAIQVGTGSRRAKNISKSVLGQLKDLGLPEKTGFEYLREYRGEIPGEIKRGDKVSLEIFSVGDKVQVSSISKGKGFQGVVKRHGFHGGPRSHGQKHSEREPGSIGGGGRDGGRVAKGMRMAGRMGGDRITIKGLKIVAVDPGNNTILVSGAVPGRKGTLVELRSMN from the coding sequence ATGAAATTTCTATTGGCCAAAAAGGTGAATATGACCCAAGTGTTTGACGAAAACGGTCGTGTTTCGGCTGTCACTATGCTTAGTGCTACCCCGGCTACTGTCACTCAAGTAAAATCAGTCGATAAGGATGGATATACTGCTATTCAGGTAGGCACAGGTAGCCGTCGTGCTAAAAATATATCAAAGTCAGTTTTGGGTCAGTTAAAAGATTTGGGGTTACCAGAGAAAACAGGTTTTGAATATTTGAGGGAGTATCGAGGAGAGATCCCGGGCGAGATTAAGAGGGGCGATAAAGTAAGTTTGGAAATTTTTTCTGTTGGGGATAAGGTGCAGGTCAGCTCTATTTCTAAGGGAAAAGGTTTTCAAGGGGTGGTGAAAAGGCACGGCTTCCATGGAGGCCCGAGGAGTCATGGCCAGAAGCATTCTGAAAGAGAACCAGGCTCTATTGGTGGTGGTGGCAGAGATGGAGGTCGTGTGGCTAAGGGTATGAGAATGGCCGGCAGAATGGGTGGCGACAGGATAACTATAAAAGGGTTGAAAATTGTAGCTGTCGATCCTGGAAATAATACTATTTTAGTTTCTGGTGCAGTCCCAGGCAGGAAGGGAACTTTAGTAGAATTAAGGAGTATGAATTAA
- the rpsJ gene encoding 30S ribosomal protein S10, translating into MVEATSKKKTTVKKKTPVLKRVKKEEAISKLRIRVRAYEYKILDISVKQIIDTALRYDAKVVGPMPMPTEIKKYTVNRSPFVYKNAREQFEMRVHKRVIDVINPSPKVMEALTNLSLPSGVNIDVKIM; encoded by the coding sequence ATGGTAGAAGCAACTTCAAAAAAGAAAACAACAGTAAAGAAGAAAACCCCTGTTCTGAAGAGAGTGAAAAAAGAGGAAGCTATTTCGAAGTTGCGCATACGGGTGAGAGCTTATGAGTATAAAATTCTCGATATTTCGGTAAAGCAAATCATCGACACTGCTTTGCGCTATGATGCCAAAGTAGTCGGTCCGATGCCTATGCCGACTGAAATTAAGAAATATACTGTCAATCGTTCTCCCTTCGTCTACAAAAATGCTCGTGAGCAGTTTGAGATGAGGGTGCATAAGAGAGTGATCGACGTCATCAACCCATCACCCAAAGTAATGGAAGCCCTGACTAACCTCTCCTTGCCTTCCGGTGTTAATATAGACGTGAAGATAATGTAA
- the tuf gene encoding elongation factor Tu yields the protein MADTFDRSKPHINVGTIGHVDHGKTTLTASILKVLDMNKDKGYGARVEDVNGIDNAPEEKARGITIALHHSEYWTAARHYAHIDAPGHADYIKNMITGAAQMDGAVLVVAATDGVMPQTREHILLAKQVGVPKIVVFLNKCDMVPDKDLIDLVEEEVRELLTKNGYDGAATPIIRGSGLKALDAKDASDEWAMKVLELINTLDTFIPMPVRETDKPFLMPIEDIFSIEGRGTVVTGKVERGMAKVGEEVEVIGLKDAQKTTITGVEMFNKQLQEAQAGDNAGILLRGLKKEDVHRGQVLAKPGSVNPHTEFEAEVYILKKEEGGRHTPFFTGYKPQFYIRTTDVTGEVTLKEGVEMVMPGDTATFKVKLVAPIALEDKQRFAIREGGKTVGAGAVTKIVA from the coding sequence ATGGCAGATACTTTTGATCGAAGCAAGCCGCACATCAACGTAGGTACAATTGGCCACGTCGACCACGGCAAAACGACTCTTACAGCGTCTATATTGAAGGTGCTTGATATGAATAAAGATAAGGGTTACGGTGCTAGGGTAGAAGATGTAAATGGCATTGACAATGCTCCTGAAGAAAAGGCTAGAGGCATCACCATCGCCCTTCACCACTCTGAATATTGGACAGCGGCTCGTCACTACGCTCACATTGATGCCCCAGGTCACGCTGACTACATTAAAAACATGATTACTGGTGCCGCTCAAATGGATGGCGCGGTGCTTGTAGTCGCTGCTACTGATGGTGTGATGCCTCAAACCCGTGAGCACATTTTGCTCGCAAAACAAGTTGGTGTACCTAAAATTGTAGTGTTCTTGAACAAATGCGATATGGTGCCTGATAAGGACCTTATTGATCTTGTGGAGGAAGAGGTGCGCGAACTTCTTACCAAGAACGGCTATGATGGCGCCGCTACTCCTATCATCCGTGGTTCTGGCCTTAAGGCTCTTGATGCTAAGGACGCTTCCGATGAATGGGCTATGAAAGTATTGGAACTCATAAACACTCTTGATACTTTCATCCCAATGCCAGTAAGGGAAACCGATAAGCCATTCCTAATGCCGATCGAAGATATATTCTCAATCGAAGGCCGTGGTACAGTGGTTACTGGAAAAGTAGAAAGAGGTATGGCTAAGGTGGGTGAAGAAGTAGAAGTTATAGGTCTCAAAGATGCTCAAAAAACTACTATTACTGGAGTTGAAATGTTTAACAAGCAATTACAAGAAGCTCAAGCGGGGGACAACGCCGGAATCTTGCTCCGAGGCTTGAAGAAGGAAGATGTACATCGAGGTCAGGTTTTGGCAAAGCCAGGATCGGTCAATCCTCATACTGAATTTGAAGCTGAAGTGTATATCTTGAAGAAAGAAGAAGGTGGTCGCCATACTCCATTCTTTACTGGCTATAAGCCGCAGTTCTATATCAGAACGACAGATGTGACTGGAGAAGTTACTTTGAAAGAAGGTGTAGAAATGGTAATGCCGGGAGACACAGCCACATTCAAAGTAAAGTTGGTTGCTCCTATTGCTCTCGAGGATAAACAGAGGTTTGCTATTCGCGAAGGAGGTAAAACTGTAGGAGCCGGTGCCGTAACAAAGATTGTTGCATAA
- a CDS encoding DUF5663 domain-containing protein, whose product MNPDIKSKIAHDFGFAGLSPLEQERMIEKVGNMLFESVLERSFDSLVEKDLDEYEKMLGAAGADYQKIMGFFQERVPQFPTIVSEELGRLKKMTSLLMT is encoded by the coding sequence ATGAATCCAGATATTAAATCAAAAATAGCTCACGATTTCGGTTTTGCTGGCCTGTCGCCGCTTGAACAGGAGCGAATGATAGAGAAAGTGGGTAATATGCTTTTTGAGTCGGTACTTGAGCGCTCCTTTGATTCTCTTGTTGAGAAAGACCTTGATGAATATGAGAAGATGCTTGGTGCTGCTGGAGCTGACTATCAAAAAATAATGGGCTTTTTCCAGGAACGAGTGCCTCAATTCCCGACCATAGTTTCTGAAGAACTTGGTCGCTTGAAGAAAATGACTAGCCTCCTTATGACTTAG
- the fusA gene encoding elongation factor G: protein MNRDYPLERVRNFGIIAHIDAGKTTVSERILFYTGAQHKIGEVHEGETTTDWMEQERERGITITAAAITCFWGPTHLSVEDRTNSANKYRFNIIDTPGHIDFTVEVKRSLRVLDGAVVVFDGVAGVEPQSETNWRYAEEANVPRICFINKLDRTGASFERSYKSILDRLSKKAVRMQIPIGEEDKHEGVIDLLTMKAYGFIGQLGNEVVEVTFPESLRAEAEKYRGELVERIVENDEALMTKYLEGVEVSLPLLKETLRKAVIENKIFPVLTGSALKNKGVQLVLDAVVDYLPSPLDIPPVKGLNPLTGEEVTRHASDTEPFSALAFKLQADPFVGQLTFFRVYSGTIEAGSYIYNVTTGDKERLGRIVRLQANQREEVKKVFAGEIAAAVGLKTAKTSHTFCDESNPIMLDQIVFPEPVISLRIEPKTKADQEKMGMALHRLADEDPTFRIKSDTDTGETVIMGMGELHLEIIVDRMKREFSVEANVGAPQVAYKETITGEAEVENKYIKQTGGKGQYGHVKIKIKPLQPLADPEKKLPKNVHRDEGFEFIDSIKGGVIPQEFIPAVEKGVKESMERGVVAGYKMTDISCELTFGSYHDVDSSEIAYKIAASQAFQEAAKKAKPVILEPIMKIEVVVPEKFMGDITGYLSSKRGAVEAMEDRFGLKLVRAKVPLAELFGFVTTLRSMTEGRGSANMEFDHYAIVPPNVANAIAESRNK, encoded by the coding sequence ATGAACAGAGATTATCCTTTAGAAAGAGTTAGGAATTTCGGAATCATCGCTCATATTGATGCAGGGAAGACGACGGTGTCGGAACGCATTTTGTTTTATACTGGAGCGCAACATAAAATCGGCGAAGTGCATGAGGGAGAAACTACTACCGATTGGATGGAGCAGGAAAGAGAGAGGGGCATCACTATTACTGCCGCTGCTATTACTTGCTTCTGGGGCCCTACCCATCTTTCAGTAGAAGACCGTACCAATTCTGCCAACAAATATAGGTTTAACATCATTGATACTCCTGGCCACATCGATTTCACCGTAGAAGTAAAAAGATCTCTAAGAGTACTCGACGGAGCCGTAGTAGTATTCGACGGTGTGGCTGGTGTAGAGCCTCAGTCTGAAACTAATTGGCGTTATGCTGAGGAGGCAAACGTACCTCGCATCTGTTTTATCAACAAACTCGATAGAACAGGGGCTTCCTTTGAACGATCATACAAATCGATTCTCGATAGACTTTCGAAAAAAGCCGTGCGTATGCAAATACCGATTGGAGAAGAGGACAAACATGAGGGAGTGATCGACCTTCTTACTATGAAGGCCTATGGATTTATAGGTCAGCTTGGAAACGAAGTAGTAGAAGTGACTTTTCCAGAAAGCTTAAGAGCTGAGGCTGAAAAATATCGTGGCGAACTAGTTGAAAGAATAGTAGAGAACGATGAAGCTTTGATGACTAAGTATCTAGAGGGGGTTGAAGTCTCCCTGCCGCTTCTCAAAGAAACTCTTCGTAAGGCTGTTATCGAGAACAAAATTTTCCCAGTCCTTACTGGTTCTGCTCTTAAAAATAAAGGAGTTCAGTTAGTGCTTGACGCTGTGGTAGATTATCTTCCTAGTCCTCTCGACATTCCTCCTGTGAAAGGACTCAATCCTTTAACTGGCGAGGAGGTCACTAGGCATGCTTCTGATACTGAACCTTTCTCTGCTCTAGCTTTCAAATTACAGGCTGATCCTTTTGTGGGTCAACTGACATTCTTCCGTGTTTACTCAGGTACTATCGAGGCTGGAAGTTATATCTATAATGTGACTACTGGTGATAAGGAGCGCCTTGGTCGTATCGTTCGTTTGCAAGCCAATCAAAGGGAAGAGGTAAAAAAAGTTTTTGCTGGAGAAATTGCTGCCGCCGTAGGCTTGAAAACAGCTAAAACTTCACACACTTTCTGTGACGAGAGTAACCCTATTATGCTTGATCAGATAGTATTTCCAGAGCCTGTTATTTCACTCCGTATTGAACCAAAAACCAAAGCCGATCAAGAAAAAATGGGTATGGCTTTGCACCGTCTTGCCGATGAAGATCCGACATTTAGAATAAAGAGCGATACCGATACCGGAGAAACAGTTATCATGGGTATGGGTGAGTTGCATCTTGAAATTATTGTCGATCGTATGAAGAGGGAGTTTAGCGTGGAAGCCAATGTCGGCGCCCCTCAGGTAGCCTACAAGGAAACTATTACTGGAGAAGCGGAAGTGGAAAATAAATATATCAAACAAACTGGTGGTAAGGGTCAATACGGTCACGTTAAAATTAAAATTAAACCTCTCCAGCCTTTAGCCGATCCAGAGAAAAAATTACCTAAAAATGTTCATCGTGATGAAGGTTTTGAGTTTATCGATTCCATTAAGGGAGGAGTTATTCCACAAGAATTTATTCCTGCCGTTGAAAAAGGAGTGAAAGAATCGATGGAGCGCGGAGTGGTAGCTGGTTATAAGATGACCGATATTTCTTGCGAACTGACATTTGGTTCCTACCACGATGTTGACTCTTCTGAAATTGCCTACAAAATAGCCGCTTCGCAAGCCTTCCAGGAAGCCGCGAAGAAAGCAAAACCAGTCATTCTCGAACCTATTATGAAAATCGAGGTGGTAGTGCCTGAAAAGTTTATGGGCGATATCACCGGTTACCTTTCTTCCAAACGAGGTGCTGTGGAGGCGATGGAGGATCGTTTTGGTTTGAAATTAGTAAGAGCTAAAGTGCCTCTAGCTGAGCTTTTCGGCTTCGTTACTACTTTGCGTTCTATGACAGAAGGCCGAGGCAGTGCCAACATGGAATTTGATCATTATGCTATTGTCCCGCCGAACGTAGCGAATGCTATTGCTGAGTCTAGGAATAAGTAG
- the rpsG gene encoding 30S ribosomal protein S7 — protein sequence MRRKVKNRNIVKPDIQFNSTKIEKFINYVMQEGKKNTARKIVYTSFDLIKEKEKVEDPIVIFETALNNTGPTMEVRSRRVGGANYQVPREVRPERRLYLGMKWVIEAAKAKKGKPMAEKLAEEIILASKNEGEAIRKRENTHKMAEANKAFAHFAW from the coding sequence ATGAGAAGAAAAGTTAAAAATAGAAATATAGTAAAGCCTGATATTCAATTTAATTCGACCAAAATCGAGAAGTTTATCAATTATGTTATGCAGGAGGGGAAAAAAAATACTGCTCGTAAAATAGTGTATACATCTTTTGATTTGATAAAAGAGAAGGAGAAGGTGGAAGATCCGATAGTTATATTTGAAACAGCTTTGAATAACACTGGCCCAACAATGGAGGTACGTTCTCGCCGAGTGGGAGGTGCTAATTATCAAGTTCCGAGAGAAGTAAGGCCTGAGCGTCGCCTATACCTCGGTATGAAGTGGGTTATAGAGGCCGCTAAAGCCAAGAAGGGTAAGCCAATGGCAGAAAAGTTGGCTGAAGAGATAATCTTGGCTTCTAAAAATGAGGGTGAAGCTATCAGAAAACGTGAGAACACTCATAAAATGGCTGAAGCAAACAAAGCTTTTGCTCATTTTGCCTGGTAA
- the rpsL gene encoding 30S ribosomal protein S12 has product MSTINQLVKKKRKKMHAKSKAVALARGFNTLKNRPVYYASPFKRGVCTKVTTKTPRKPNSAIRKIARVRLTNGMEVTAYIPGIGHNLQEHSMVVLRGGRVKDIGVRYTIVRGKLDAGGVEKRMTSRSTYGAKRPKK; this is encoded by the coding sequence ATGTCGACCATCAATCAGTTAGTAAAAAAGAAGAGGAAAAAAATGCATGCTAAGTCAAAAGCGGTAGCTTTAGCTCGCGGTTTCAATACTTTGAAAAATAGGCCGGTATACTATGCTTCACCTTTTAAAAGAGGCGTATGTACAAAGGTTACTACTAAAACTCCTCGCAAACCTAACTCTGCTATCCGTAAAATAGCCAGGGTCCGTCTTACTAATGGTATGGAAGTCACCGCTTATATCCCTGGTATTGGCCACAACTTACAGGAGCACTCGATGGTAGTGCTTCGAGGAGGCCGAGTGAAGGATATCGGTGTCCGTTATACCATCGTACGTGGCAAGCTCGATGCTGGAGGTGTGGAAAAACGCATGACTTCACGTTCTACTTATGGAGCTAAGAGGCCGAAAAAATAA
- a CDS encoding site-2 protease family protein: MEFIFIILILLFSVVIHEVSHGYAALWLGDPTAKYEGRLTLNPISHIDPVGSILVPLIGFFVGGVIIGWAKPVPFNPYNLSNKKWGEAIVALAGPLSNIIMAIVFALIIRGAAAYGVTSEGFFFLSGYLVFINIVLALFNLIPIPPLDGSKILFAILPYHLQHLRTSVERWGLPLVFLFVFVLWPFLSPAASVLFKLLVGSSFF, translated from the coding sequence ATGGAATTTATTTTTATTATCCTAATACTTCTTTTTTCGGTCGTGATTCACGAAGTATCCCACGGCTATGCTGCTTTGTGGCTTGGCGACCCGACCGCTAAGTATGAAGGTAGGCTCACTTTAAATCCTATTTCACACATTGATCCTGTTGGCTCTATATTAGTACCTTTAATAGGTTTTTTTGTCGGGGGCGTGATTATCGGTTGGGCCAAGCCTGTTCCTTTCAATCCATATAACCTAAGTAATAAAAAGTGGGGCGAAGCCATAGTGGCTTTAGCTGGGCCGCTTTCAAATATAATCATGGCTATAGTCTTCGCTCTTATTATAAGAGGAGCGGCGGCGTATGGGGTAACGTCAGAAGGATTCTTTTTCTTATCGGGCTACTTGGTTTTTATAAATATAGTATTGGCTCTTTTCAACCTCATTCCTATTCCTCCTCTCGATGGCTCAAAAATACTTTTTGCTATTTTGCCTTACCACCTGCAGCATCTTCGGACTAGTGTCGAACGCTGGGGTCTTCCACTAGTTTTCCTCTTTGTTTTTGTCCTCTGGCCCTTTCTTTCTCCAGCCGCTTCCGTCCTCTTTAAACTCCTTGTCGGTTCTTCATTTTTCTAA
- a CDS encoding bL28 family ribosomal protein, which produces MAKVCAITNKSSQVGGRYSNRTRALQFNPCGDVRRYANMQKKRIFVPELNKTITLTLSARGIKTIQKKGAFATLKEAGII; this is translated from the coding sequence ATGGCTAAAGTATGCGCGATTACAAATAAGAGCTCACAAGTTGGAGGACGCTACTCCAACAGGACTCGTGCTCTCCAATTCAACCCTTGCGGTGATGTAAGGCGCTATGCCAACATGCAAAAAAAACGCATCTTCGTACCTGAGCTCAATAAAACCATCACTCTCACCCTTTCCGCTCGGGGTATCAAAACTATTCAAAAGAAAGGCGCTTTTGCTACTCTAAAAGAAGCCGGGATAATTTAA